A region of Actinobacillus porcitonsillarum DNA encodes the following proteins:
- a CDS encoding YidB family protein produces the protein MLGNILGSIASSVLSGNNSNQSIAMQLIQSLLQSEGGIEGLIQRFNQSGLDDLLKSWISPNEENAPISNQQIVEVVGEDNLRSAAETAGVDTKDAGDILAEYLPKLVNMLTPDGQLPDLKNLNTDDLLAQAAKGVLGKLFS, from the coding sequence ATGTTAGGTAACATTTTAGGATCGATCGCTTCATCAGTATTAAGCGGCAATAATAGTAATCAATCTATTGCGATGCAATTAATTCAATCTTTACTTCAATCTGAAGGCGGAATTGAAGGATTGATTCAACGTTTTAACCAAAGTGGTTTAGATGATTTACTTAAATCATGGATTAGCCCAAATGAAGAAAATGCCCCAATCTCAAATCAACAAATTGTTGAAGTTGTAGGCGAAGATAATTTACGTTCTGCTGCAGAAACCGCCGGCGTTGATACAAAAGATGCAGGAGATATTTTGGCGGAGTATCTACCAAAATTAGTGAATATGCTTACGCCAGACGGGCAATTACCGGATTTGAAAAATTTAAATACAGATGATTTATTAGCACAAGCAGCAAAAGGCGTGCTAGGAAAATTATTTAGCTAA
- a CDS encoding cytochrome b562, which translates to MKLKTLLAISLLAISTTAMSAGVMKEMFQMKQQLNLLNSAETVEAFQASADNFITLSEQAKATMPASLEGDETRFKGYQAGMQEVIDVVKKANEQAKAGKLDEAKALLTELDGMRKKYHKEYK; encoded by the coding sequence ATGAAATTGAAAACACTTTTAGCCATAAGCTTACTTGCGATTTCAACAACGGCAATGTCAGCTGGCGTTATGAAAGAAATGTTTCAAATGAAACAGCAACTCAATTTACTCAATAGTGCTGAAACTGTGGAGGCTTTCCAAGCTTCGGCTGATAACTTTATTACCTTATCTGAGCAAGCAAAAGCAACGATGCCGGCAAGTTTAGAAGGCGATGAAACACGTTTTAAAGGCTATCAAGCAGGTATGCAAGAGGTAATTGACGTTGTCAAAAAAGCAAATGAACAAGCAAAAGCCGGCAAATTAGATGAAGCTAAAGCATTACTGACTGAATTAGATGGCATGCGTAAGAAATATCATAAAGAGTATAAATAA
- the yegQ gene encoding tRNA 5-hydroxyuridine modification protein YegQ, which translates to MTLKYAKPELLSPAGTLKNMRYAFAYGADAVYAGQPRYSLRVRNNEFNHANLEIAIKEAHELGKKFYVVVNIAPHNSKLKTFIKDLKVVVDMKPDALIMSDPGLIMLVRENFPEMDIHLSVQANAVNWATVKFWKQMGLTRVILSRELSLEEIEEIRQNVPDIELEIFVHGALCMAYSGRCLLSGYINKRDPNQGTCTNACRWEYKMEEGTTDEVGNIVPQNAVQKYQPEIEVTNVAPTLGEGAHTDKVFLYTEPNRPDEQMTAFEDEHGTYFMNSKDLRAVQHVERLTQMGVHSLKIEGRTKSFYYCARTAQVYRKAIDDAAEGKPFDTSLLDTLESLAHRGYTEGFLRRHTHDEYQNYEYGYSISERQQFVGEFTGKRNEQGMAEVAVKNKFLVGDSVEMMTPKGNIVFKIDRLLNRKNENVEAGLGDGHFVFVDVPQDIELDFALLMRNLTETNTRNPHKA; encoded by the coding sequence ATGACTTTAAAATACGCCAAACCTGAACTACTTTCGCCAGCCGGCACATTAAAAAATATGCGCTATGCTTTTGCTTATGGTGCAGATGCCGTTTATGCTGGGCAGCCTCGTTATAGCTTACGTGTTCGTAATAATGAGTTTAATCACGCAAATTTAGAAATTGCGATTAAAGAAGCTCACGAATTAGGTAAAAAATTCTATGTGGTAGTTAATATTGCGCCGCATAACTCAAAATTAAAGACGTTTATTAAAGATCTCAAAGTCGTGGTGGATATGAAACCTGATGCTTTGATTATGTCTGATCCTGGTTTAATTATGCTTGTACGCGAGAATTTCCCTGAGATGGATATTCATCTTTCTGTTCAAGCAAATGCCGTAAACTGGGCAACGGTTAAATTTTGGAAACAAATGGGATTAACCCGTGTGATTTTATCTCGCGAGTTGTCATTGGAAGAGATTGAAGAAATTCGTCAAAATGTGCCGGATATTGAGCTAGAAATTTTTGTTCACGGCGCATTGTGTATGGCTTATTCTGGGCGTTGCTTGCTTTCCGGTTATATCAATAAACGTGACCCAAATCAGGGAACCTGTACCAATGCTTGCCGTTGGGAATATAAAATGGAAGAAGGAACGACTGATGAAGTAGGGAATATCGTCCCTCAGAATGCAGTGCAAAAATATCAGCCTGAAATTGAAGTTACGAATGTGGCACCAACTTTAGGGGAAGGCGCTCACACAGATAAAGTGTTCCTTTATACCGAGCCAAATCGTCCGGATGAACAAATGACCGCATTTGAGGATGAACACGGTACTTACTTTATGAACTCAAAAGATTTGCGTGCCGTACAACACGTAGAACGTTTAACACAAATGGGCGTTCACTCCCTTAAAATTGAAGGACGCACCAAGTCATTTTATTACTGCGCAAGAACCGCACAGGTTTATCGTAAAGCTATTGATGATGCCGCAGAAGGCAAGCCTTTTGATACTTCGTTATTAGATACATTAGAAAGTTTGGCGCATCGCGGTTATACGGAAGGTTTCTTACGCCGTCATACACATGATGAATATCAAAATTATGAGTATGGTTACTCTATTTCAGAGCGTCAGCAATTTGTGGGCGAATTTACTGGTAAACGTAATGAACAAGGCATGGCAGAAGTTGCGGTTAAAAACAAATTCCTTGTTGGCGATTCTGTCGAGATGATGACACCAAAAGGTAATATTGTGTTCAAAATTGACCGCTTGTTAAATCGTAAAAATGAAAATGTTGAGGCAGGTTTAGGCGATGGGCATTTTGTTTTTGTTGATGTACCACAGGATATTGAATTAGATTTTGCGTTGTTAATGCGAAATTTAACCGAAACCAATACAAGAAATCCGCATAAAGCGTAA
- the waaA gene encoding lipid IV(A) 3-deoxy-D-manno-octulosonic acid transferase, with protein MLRYCYIFLIYLIQPFVLLLMWKKGIKQPEYRVRLCERYGHYHNLVKPQAKGVIIHAASVGEVIAATPLIRAVQEAYPSLPITVTTVTPTGSDRVKAAFGDSVSHFYLPYDLPDAIERFIQFVDPKLMVVIETELWPNLIRKFALHKIPFVIANARLSPRSAKRYGWIKSSIKNMLNEIDMILAQDDVSATRYLALGYQEHKLVNTGNLKFDLEINDELRKQVIETANQLNIHYRPIWIAGSTHEGEEKLILEAHKKLLDTYPNLVLIIVPRHPERFLSVEELIKKSGLSYVKRSSGEPFLSSTQVLLGDSMGEMMILYGLSKIAFVGGSLVKHGGHNPLEPIAFELPVISGVHTYNFPEIFSKLREVNGVIEIDSSVDVLVESVEFLLQHENEGKKIAQFGFEVLKENQGALKRQLALLAPYLEKKYES; from the coding sequence ATGCTCCGCTATTGTTATATTTTTTTAATATATTTAATTCAGCCTTTTGTGCTGTTATTGATGTGGAAAAAAGGGATAAAACAACCGGAATATCGTGTGCGTCTCTGTGAACGTTATGGGCATTATCATAATCTGGTAAAACCTCAAGCAAAGGGGGTTATTATTCATGCAGCTTCTGTGGGGGAAGTTATTGCTGCTACACCGCTTATCCGAGCCGTTCAGGAGGCTTACCCTTCTTTACCGATTACAGTGACTACGGTAACACCTACAGGATCAGATAGAGTGAAGGCTGCATTTGGAGATAGCGTGTCACATTTCTATTTACCCTATGATTTACCCGATGCCATAGAACGCTTCATTCAATTTGTTGATCCTAAGCTAATGGTTGTTATTGAAACGGAACTTTGGCCAAATCTTATCCGTAAATTTGCATTACATAAGATCCCCTTTGTCATTGCAAATGCAAGATTATCCCCTCGTTCGGCAAAACGTTATGGCTGGATAAAATCCAGTATAAAAAACATGCTTAATGAGATTGATATGATTTTAGCTCAAGATGATGTGAGTGCAACACGCTACTTAGCTTTAGGTTATCAGGAACATAAACTAGTCAATACAGGGAACTTGAAGTTTGATTTAGAGATCAACGATGAATTACGAAAGCAAGTGATTGAAACTGCAAATCAGCTAAATATTCATTATCGTCCGATTTGGATTGCGGGAAGTACCCATGAGGGCGAGGAAAAATTGATTTTAGAAGCGCACAAGAAACTATTAGATACGTATCCTAATTTAGTATTGATTATTGTTCCTCGTCATCCTGAGCGATTTTTGAGCGTAGAAGAATTGATAAAGAAATCTGGATTGAGTTATGTGAAACGATCAAGCGGTGAGCCTTTTTTATCTTCAACACAGGTTTTGTTAGGGGATAGTATGGGAGAAATGATGATTCTTTATGGGTTATCGAAAATAGCATTTGTTGGTGGAAGTTTAGTCAAACATGGTGGGCATAACCCACTTGAACCGATTGCTTTTGAACTTCCTGTCATTTCTGGTGTACATACTTATAATTTCCCTGAAATCTTTAGTAAATTAAGAGAAGTTAATGGCGTCATTGAAATAGATAGTTCGGTAGATGTACTTGTGGAGTCTGTCGAGTTTCTATTGCAACATGAGAACGAAGGAAAAAAAATAGCACAATTTGGCTTTGAGGTATTGAAAGAAAATCAAGGCGCACTTAAACGCCAGCTTGCTTTACTTGCCCCTTACTTAGAGAAAAAATATGAATCGTAA
- a CDS encoding co-chaperone YbbN: protein MEYIVNVNEANFSEVWAAASQVPMVFNFISPREMASLEMDGLLRRLADEHSGQFILATVNCDEQRELATQFRIQTIPTMYLFADGQPIDMIQGAVSEPELRVRLANILPKEEDLKFNQALELLQDQRYEEALPLLKNAWELSDKKNSDFALLYAETYIVMKKTEEAREILKQIPIQDRDSRWNGLQAQIELLEQASESPELQQLQKDYATQKTPEIAMKLANQLHQAHKNEEALTLLFDWLKSDLNVANGELKAQFLAILAALGNDPIVPKFRRQLYSLLY from the coding sequence ATGGAATATATTGTTAATGTAAATGAAGCTAATTTTAGCGAAGTTTGGGCGGCGGCTTCACAAGTACCGATGGTGTTTAATTTTATTTCGCCGCGTGAAATGGCTTCACTTGAAATGGATGGTTTATTACGCCGACTGGCAGATGAACATTCAGGGCAATTTATTTTGGCAACGGTAAATTGTGATGAACAGCGAGAATTAGCTACACAATTTCGTATTCAAACAATTCCAACCATGTACCTTTTTGCTGATGGGCAGCCGATTGATATGATTCAAGGGGCAGTAAGCGAACCTGAATTACGTGTTCGTTTAGCAAACATTTTACCAAAAGAAGAAGATCTTAAATTTAATCAAGCGCTTGAGTTGTTACAAGATCAGCGTTATGAAGAAGCTTTACCTTTATTAAAAAACGCGTGGGAGTTATCCGATAAGAAAAATAGTGATTTTGCTTTGTTATACGCAGAAACCTATATCGTGATGAAAAAAACTGAGGAAGCTAGAGAGATTTTAAAACAGATCCCTATTCAAGATCGAGATAGCCGTTGGAATGGACTACAAGCGCAAATAGAGCTGTTGGAACAAGCTTCTGAATCGCCTGAATTGCAGCAGTTACAAAAAGACTATGCGACGCAAAAGACGCCAGAGATAGCCATGAAACTGGCAAACCAACTTCATCAAGCGCATAAAAATGAAGAGGCATTAACACTTTTATTTGATTGGCTTAAGTCTGATCTTAATGTTGCAAACGGCGAGCTTAAGGCACAATTTCTTGCTATTTTAGCTGCACTTGGTAATGATCCTATTGTGCCTAAATTTAGACGCCAGCTTTACTCTTTACTCTATTAG
- the exbB gene encoding TonB-system energizer ExbB yields the protein MEQLFQFLQNYIDYIILGLLAFMSIVLVWKIIERLMFYKQVNVQQYDTQEELEIDLTRNLTTISTIGANAPYIGLLGTVIGILLTFYELGHSGGDIDAASIMVHLSLALKATAAGILVAIPAMMFYSGFNRKVDENKLKWQALNARKSA from the coding sequence ATGGAACAGCTTTTTCAATTTTTACAAAATTATATCGACTACATTATTTTAGGATTATTAGCATTTATGAGCATTGTGCTGGTTTGGAAAATCATTGAACGCCTTATGTTCTACAAGCAAGTGAATGTACAACAATATGACACACAAGAAGAGTTAGAAATTGACCTTACTCGCAATCTCACAACGATTTCAACCATTGGCGCAAATGCCCCTTATATCGGCTTATTAGGTACTGTTATTGGTATTTTATTAACATTCTATGAATTAGGTCATTCTGGTGGCGATATTGATGCGGCATCAATCATGGTTCATCTTTCATTAGCCTTAAAAGCAACAGCAGCAGGTATCTTAGTAGCTATTCCGGCAATGATGTTTTATAGCGGTTTTAATCGAAAAGTGGATGAAAACAAACTCAAATGGCAAGCGTTAAACGCTCGTAAATCAGCATAA
- the glpE gene encoding thiosulfate sulfurtransferase GlpE, translating to MMETFTEILPEQAWHLLEQEGATLVDIRDARRYVYSHPQGAFHLTNESYGRLLDEVDYDEPIIVICYHGVSSRNAAQFLVEQGFEQVYSVKGGFDAWQRSELPIETAYT from the coding sequence ATTATGGAAACATTTACGGAGATTTTACCTGAGCAGGCTTGGCATTTACTTGAACAAGAAGGGGCAACATTAGTGGATATTCGTGATGCTCGCCGCTATGTTTATAGCCACCCTCAAGGTGCTTTTCATTTAACGAATGAAAGTTATGGGCGACTATTAGATGAGGTTGATTATGACGAGCCGATTATCGTGATTTGTTATCATGGCGTAAGTAGCCGAAATGCAGCTCAATTTTTGGTCGAACAAGGTTTTGAACAAGTATATAGTGTAAAAGGTGGGTTCGATGCATGGCAAAGAAGTGAGCTACCTATTGAAACGGCTTACACTTAA
- the exbD gene encoding TonB system transport protein ExbD: protein MKKFDEINIIPFIDIMLVLLAIVLVTASFISQGKIQVNVPKATTTQAVKADDLAKLVTLTADNQFYFNDQPIDKSQLNAEIARWNKEQKVTLKVDGAVRFDKFVELTDLLAANQIKNVAIVTRKENGK from the coding sequence ATGAAAAAATTTGATGAGATCAACATCATTCCTTTTATTGATATTATGTTGGTGCTACTTGCTATCGTGCTCGTTACAGCTTCCTTTATTTCACAAGGAAAAATCCAAGTAAATGTGCCGAAAGCGACCACAACTCAAGCGGTAAAAGCTGATGATCTGGCGAAATTGGTTACACTAACCGCAGACAATCAATTTTATTTTAACGATCAACCGATTGATAAATCACAGTTAAATGCTGAAATTGCCCGTTGGAATAAAGAACAAAAAGTAACATTAAAAGTAGATGGCGCAGTTCGTTTTGATAAATTTGTTGAATTAACCGATTTACTGGCAGCAAATCAAATCAAAAACGTAGCGATTGTAACTCGAAAAGAGAATGGCAAATAG
- a CDS encoding DUF2301 domain-containing membrane protein — protein MADPHIQSPMDFWDYLTVIIYRSGFIIATLMIFLLPYQSEPAQKGLLVAGTMLGSSLHLYLKQFRLIFQFAAWIGLLCAIFNLPNLAFGAMLLVIGGLSYKEYFCFRIFGLNFQPILVGGLWFAVLFEQAILIQILSSICGLLLLILTIQKWRMPLHFDIGDKSKYQI, from the coding sequence ATGGCTGATCCACACATTCAATCCCCAATGGACTTTTGGGATTACCTTACCGTTATCATCTATCGTTCAGGCTTTATTATTGCGACATTGATGATATTTCTCTTACCTTACCAATCTGAACCGGCTCAAAAAGGATTGTTAGTTGCTGGAACAATGCTTGGTTCATCTTTACATCTCTATCTCAAACAATTTCGCTTAATTTTTCAATTTGCTGCTTGGATTGGATTACTTTGTGCTATTTTCAACTTACCAAACCTAGCATTTGGAGCCATGTTACTTGTCATTGGTGGGCTAAGTTATAAAGAATACTTTTGTTTCCGGATTTTTGGGCTTAATTTCCAGCCTATCTTGGTAGGGGGGTTATGGTTTGCTGTGTTGTTTGAACAAGCAATACTTATTCAAATACTAAGCAGCATTTGTGGTCTTTTACTACTGATTTTAACAATTCAAAAATGGCGTATGCCACTTCATTTTGATATTGGCGATAAAAGTAAATATCAAATTTAA
- the kdsB gene encoding 3-deoxy-manno-octulosonate cytidylyltransferase, with amino-acid sequence MNFTVIIPARYASSRLPRKPLADIVGKPMIQHVWEKAQQAGANRVIIATDHPEIESVARQFGAEVCMTSDKHNSGTERLAEVVEKMQIADDEIVVNIQGDEPLIPPSIVEQVARNLAENQVNMATLAVKLTTREELFNPNVVKTLNDKNGMALYFSRAPIPFGRDDFPHCDDAFVQQQNYLRHIGIYAYRARFIKQYVAWQPTALEQLESLEQLRALWYGEKIHLALAKEAPQVGVDTLEDLERVRQILSC; translated from the coding sequence ATGAATTTTACCGTCATTATTCCGGCTCGTTATGCCTCAAGCCGTTTACCTCGTAAGCCTTTAGCAGATATTGTCGGTAAACCGATGATTCAACACGTTTGGGAAAAGGCACAACAAGCGGGTGCAAATCGTGTGATTATTGCAACAGATCATCCTGAAATTGAAAGTGTTGCCCGTCAATTCGGGGCAGAAGTTTGTATGACTTCAGATAAACATAATTCCGGTACAGAGCGTTTAGCTGAAGTAGTAGAAAAAATGCAAATTGCAGATGACGAGATTGTTGTGAACATTCAAGGCGATGAGCCTTTAATTCCACCAAGTATTGTTGAACAAGTTGCCCGCAATTTGGCTGAAAATCAGGTTAATATGGCGACACTTGCGGTAAAATTAACAACCCGTGAGGAACTTTTTAATCCAAATGTGGTTAAAACGTTGAACGATAAAAATGGAATGGCCCTCTATTTCTCACGAGCGCCAATTCCGTTTGGACGTGATGATTTCCCACATTGTGATGATGCTTTTGTTCAACAGCAGAATTATTTACGCCATATTGGTATTTATGCCTATCGAGCGCGTTTTATTAAACAATATGTAGCGTGGCAGCCAACAGCCCTTGAGCAGTTAGAGTCACTAGAGCAACTCAGAGCGTTATGGTATGGCGAGAAAATTCATCTTGCGTTAGCAAAAGAAGCCCCACAAGTGGGTGTGGATACATTAGAAGATTTGGAACGAGTACGCCAAATTTTATCTTGCTAA
- a CDS encoding O-antigen ligase family protein, producing MLSRIKANQSLILSLLIGLFFILILHFKISYSLIPILLALTGLGLLYPSIKQKNGQWDSQTKWLVGAFGAYFLLFVLSLIIHKGKANELDLASRALLALPILAVCLKTTLKHLWILYAILIAGLIAGGVALVQVFGLGLPKPFPRFMHIQAGDIVMSLAVFAFCALFYFYAKRNYTMLAISLIAGLFAMIASFLTGARGAWVGVPFVLLAIFWINRKNFSKWVAISLAFIVLISGVSAGNMIKQRVAEAQYDIQAYIDNNDGNTSLGARFDMWKSAVLGMQEKPIFGWGLQGVKGMRKQHFAEKKISQYAADFDHAHNQFLHDGSARGLLGLAALLSIFLVPLNIFRKNLSLAPTGSLANLWGVMGISHILLTMSYCLSQGFLSHTSGAMFYFVTVILFIGLQKNAINQPLVKE from the coding sequence ATGTTAAGCCGTATCAAAGCCAATCAATCGCTGATTTTATCGCTCTTAATTGGGCTATTTTTTATTCTTATTCTACATTTTAAAATCAGTTATAGCTTGATCCCTATTTTGCTTGCCTTAACAGGCTTAGGACTACTTTATCCTTCGATCAAACAAAAAAATGGACAATGGGATAGCCAAACTAAATGGTTGGTAGGGGCTTTCGGTGCTTACTTCTTGCTTTTTGTGCTATCGCTGATTATCCATAAAGGAAAGGCTAATGAGCTAGATTTAGCGAGCCGGGCATTATTGGCATTACCAATTTTAGCCGTATGCTTAAAAACGACGTTAAAGCATCTTTGGATCCTCTATGCTATTTTGATTGCTGGGTTAATTGCTGGTGGCGTTGCTCTGGTTCAAGTCTTCGGGCTTGGGCTTCCTAAACCTTTCCCGCGTTTTATGCATATTCAAGCAGGCGATATTGTGATGTCTCTTGCCGTTTTCGCATTTTGTGCCTTATTTTATTTTTATGCTAAGCGTAATTATACGATGTTAGCTATAAGTTTAATTGCTGGGTTATTTGCTATGATCGCTAGCTTTTTAACGGGAGCAAGAGGTGCTTGGGTTGGTGTCCCTTTTGTATTATTAGCAATTTTTTGGATTAATCGTAAAAATTTCTCAAAATGGGTTGCTATTAGTCTAGCATTTATTGTGTTAATTAGTGGTGTTTCAGCCGGAAATATGATTAAACAACGCGTTGCTGAAGCACAATATGATATTCAGGCATACATAGACAATAATGATGGCAATACTTCACTTGGTGCTCGTTTTGATATGTGGAAAAGTGCTGTATTAGGTATGCAAGAAAAACCGATTTTTGGCTGGGGATTGCAGGGCGTTAAAGGGATGCGCAAGCAACATTTTGCAGAAAAGAAAATTTCTCAATATGCAGCGGATTTTGATCACGCCCATAACCAATTTTTACACGATGGCTCAGCTAGAGGCTTATTAGGTTTAGCAGCGCTACTGTCTATTTTCCTTGTTCCACTGAATATTTTTAGAAAAAATTTATCACTTGCACCCACCGGTTCGCTAGCTAATTTATGGGGAGTGATGGGCATTAGTCATATTTTATTAACGATGAGCTACTGTTTGAGCCAAGGTTTTTTATCACACACCTCTGGTGCAATGTTCTATTTTGTTACTGTGATTTTATTTATCGGTTTGCAAAAAAATGCCATAAATCAACCGCTTGTGAAGGAATAA
- a CDS encoding TonB family protein, with protein MNKRNSRIGLVGSIAIHGAIVGSVWAAMTQLPQEPIIEQEVTSISMEMLAGVEQQAQVAVAPEDTPVQPEVEEKETPTPVEELKEEPKVEPQKPLKVEPIAEKPKEKKEKPKEKKPEPPKEKPKKIEKNIEKPKVEKPKPIEKPKPVLEKPAKPIKALEKGIEAKEGIVAKAAPNLPQAIKAQPGIAQGSPAGKGNIGSSAGSDNGNAPKSTASGNEINAYKVTLQRALQRRANNTYPAREKMMRKTGTVTLSFSVSPSGQVTNVQVINSSGNSNLDAAAVKAAQGTKTEAPPAGFPSNVTVPVRFAIE; from the coding sequence ATGAATAAACGCAACTCTCGTATTGGTTTAGTTGGCTCTATTGCAATTCATGGCGCCATTGTTGGGAGCGTTTGGGCGGCAATGACTCAACTGCCTCAAGAACCTATCATCGAACAAGAGGTGACGAGCATTTCAATGGAAATGCTCGCCGGTGTGGAGCAACAAGCTCAAGTTGCTGTTGCACCAGAAGATACGCCTGTGCAACCGGAAGTAGAAGAAAAAGAAACGCCAACCCCAGTTGAAGAACTAAAAGAAGAACCTAAAGTAGAACCACAAAAACCATTAAAAGTGGAACCTATTGCCGAAAAACCAAAAGAGAAAAAAGAAAAACCTAAAGAGAAAAAGCCTGAACCGCCAAAAGAAAAACCTAAAAAAATCGAAAAAAACATTGAAAAACCGAAAGTCGAGAAACCAAAGCCGATAGAAAAACCGAAACCCGTATTGGAAAAACCGGCTAAACCAATTAAAGCCCTTGAAAAAGGGATTGAGGCTAAGGAAGGCATAGTGGCTAAAGCAGCCCCTAATCTTCCACAAGCGATTAAAGCACAACCTGGTATAGCACAAGGTAGCCCAGCTGGTAAAGGTAATATCGGTAGCTCAGCCGGTTCAGACAATGGTAATGCACCGAAAAGCACGGCATCAGGTAATGAAATCAATGCTTATAAAGTCACATTGCAACGGGCTTTACAGCGAAGAGCAAATAATACATATCCTGCACGTGAAAAAATGATGAGAAAAACCGGAACAGTAACACTGTCGTTTTCTGTTTCGCCATCAGGACAAGTTACGAATGTACAGGTAATTAATAGCTCTGGAAATTCAAACCTTGATGCGGCAGCAGTTAAAGCGGCACAAGGCACGAAAACAGAAGCGCCACCGGCAGGCTTCCCAAGCAATGTAACAGTTCCAGTTCGCTTTGCGATAGAGTAA
- the trxB gene encoding thioredoxin-disulfide reductase, which produces MTTRHVKLLILGSGPAGYTAAVYAARANLKPVLVTGMQQGGQLTTTDEIENWPGEYEQITGSGLMDKMLKHAEKFETEIVFDHIHSVDLSKRPFTLKGDLNTFTCDALIIATGASAKYLGLPSEETFKGRGVSACATCDGFFYRNKPVAVIGGGNTAVEEALYLANIASEVHLVHRRDTFRAEKILLGRLAKRVEEGKIILHTDRTVQEVLGDNMGVTGMRLASTKDELVEEINVDGFFVAIGHAPNTAIFEGQLELENGYIKVKSGLEGNATATSVEGVFAAGDVMDHNYRQAITSAGTGCMAALDAERFLDALES; this is translated from the coding sequence ATGACAACAAGACACGTAAAATTATTGATTTTAGGCTCTGGTCCGGCAGGATATACTGCCGCAGTTTATGCCGCTCGTGCTAACTTAAAACCGGTTCTCGTAACAGGTATGCAACAAGGCGGTCAGCTTACCACCACAGATGAAATTGAAAACTGGCCGGGCGAATATGAGCAAATTACCGGTTCGGGTTTAATGGATAAGATGTTAAAGCACGCTGAAAAATTTGAAACAGAGATTGTGTTTGATCATATTCATAGTGTCGATCTTTCAAAACGCCCTTTTACATTAAAAGGCGATCTCAATACATTTACCTGCGATGCATTGATTATTGCCACGGGGGCTTCTGCCAAGTATTTAGGTTTACCTTCAGAAGAAACTTTTAAAGGGCGTGGCGTTTCGGCTTGTGCAACTTGTGATGGCTTTTTCTATCGTAATAAACCGGTTGCCGTCATTGGTGGTGGGAATACCGCTGTGGAAGAAGCGCTTTATTTAGCCAATATTGCAAGCGAAGTGCATCTTGTGCATCGCCGTGATACCTTCCGTGCTGAAAAGATCTTATTAGGACGTTTAGCCAAACGTGTTGAAGAAGGCAAAATTATTTTACATACAGATCGCACGGTTCAAGAAGTATTGGGCGACAATATGGGCGTAACGGGAATGCGTTTAGCCTCAACGAAAGATGAATTGGTTGAAGAGATTAATGTTGATGGCTTCTTTGTGGCGATTGGACACGCACCGAATACCGCAATTTTTGAAGGTCAATTAGAACTCGAAAATGGCTATATTAAAGTGAAATCAGGCTTAGAAGGCAATGCGACAGCAACTTCAGTTGAAGGCGTATTTGCCGCAGGCGATGTGATGGATCATAACTATCGTCAAGCGATCACATCGGCTGGAACAGGCTGTATGGCAGCACTTGATGCAGAACGTTTTTTAGATGCTTTAGAAAGCTAG